A stretch of Cydia splendana chromosome 7, ilCydSple1.2, whole genome shotgun sequence DNA encodes these proteins:
- the LOC134792259 gene encoding large ribosomal subunit protein bL32m: MQRISTVVNILRNIEKCILSSLGHPPNELALAYVYEPRASTPKKFSIKDIVGDGFLLAVPKFRRTVEKRLKRKFGNPDYVWKPLVPQTNIKVCRDCGHHHEIGRLCEHCYKKIQEETKLIQDQIKEKLGVGPITEDVVMLYEGENLPEKAKEFWNGKRVIEMKKERPQWFSKNLLQKSTQQPSNSTDVKPTDLA, from the exons ATGCAACGTATTTCAACGGTTGTCAATATCCTGAGAAatatagaaaaatgtattctttCCTCACTCGGTCACCCACCAAACG AGCTTGCCTTGGCGTATGTTTATGAGCCTAGAGCTTCTACTCCGAAAAAGTTTTCAATCAAAGACATTGTCGGAGACGGCTTTCTACTGGCTGTTCCAAAATTTCGAAGAACCGTGGAGAAGAGACTTAAAAGGAAGTTCGGCAACCCAGACTACGTGTGGAAGCCGCTGGTGCCGCAAACCAACATCAAAGTGTGTCGGGATTGTGGACACCACCACGAGATTGGCAGACTTTGTG AGCACTGCtacaaaaaaatccaagaaGAAACAAAGCTCATCCAGGACCAGATTAAAGAGAAGCTGGGTGTTGGACCAATCACAGAAGATGTTGTTATGTTGTATGAAGGAGAGAATCTTCCAGAAAAG gCCAAGGAGTTTTGGAATGGCAAAAGAGTGATTGAAATGAAGAAGGAAAGACCTCAATGGTTCAGCAAGAATCTACTGCAAAAATCAACACAACAGCCCTCGAACTCAACTGATGTTAAACCTACAGATTTAGCTTAA